The window tgaataaataaataaatatagttgaaacaaaaactctgcaactttttgaatgaatggtatttttcatatattcaaCTTTTTAGATAATCATAAAAAGAAATTAAGATAAATAACGAACCATATAAATTTagggtatgaatggtgaccagaGAACGGCGAGGAATAATGCATTACTTAACGTTCCTGAAAAAATTCACCATTTAATAATTTTCTCTCATtccttttcattcttttttttgtagagaattaaagaacaaaattatTCCTTGATAAAATTGATAAGGAACAACTATTCCTTTTCATTTCCACTATTTCATTCTCGAACATTCATTTTTTATTCGTTCTTCTTGTTTTCTGAAGGGTCACCAATCAGACCcttagttattttattattaaattcaaCTGAGTCGATTCAATTCGGTTAAGCCATATACTAATCCATGACCCAAAAAGTTCTGATAACCGATCGGGTTTTAGAAAATATTGGTTTAAACCCACAACCAAACACCCCTCGTAGTAGCTCTCTCTCCCTCCTATGGTGGTAAAATAGGCAAGTAAATACAATCGGAGACCGTTCTGTTTCACTTCCCTCTCGCGATTCTCTCTTTAAACGGTCTCTGACTCTCAAACAACAATCCAAAATTGAAAATCGAGAACCCTAGAAAATCATCCTCTTCTCCAATCACCATAGGTTCACAGCATATAAATCCCAAAAAGCCATGTCCGGATCACAGATCCCCAGATCGAATCCGGATCGGGTCTCATCCCCCACGAGCTCCAAGTCCGTGACGCAGACGGTGAACGGGTCGCATCAATTCGTGATACAAGGGTACAGATTAGCGAAAGGGATGGGCGTTGGGAAGCACATCGCGAGCGATAACTTCTCCGTCGGAGGTTACCAGTGGGGGATCTTCTTCTACCCGGACGGTAAGAATCCGGAGGATAACTCGGCTTATGTATCCGTCTTCGTCGCGTTGGCTAGCGAAGGGACTGAAGTTAGGGCGCTTTTCGAGCTCGCTCTTGTTGACCAGAGTGGGAAGGGGAATCATAAGGTTCATAGCCATTTCGAGAGGTCGCTTGATAGTGGGCCTTATACTCTCAAATACAAAGGAAGCATGTGGTAATGATTATCACTCCCTGCTCACGGTTCTAAGTTTATATTTGATTAGAATCGATTGTTAGAGTTTCTAATTTAGCTTGATTATCTCATCTAGCTGCACCCTTTTGATTGCCCTTCTGTGGAATTATAAGCTTGCTTGGAGTTTCCAAAGCTGCTGGGTGTGCTTAGAACGTGTGAAATGCTAAGTAGTTATCCTAATTTGAACTCTTTCAGTGATGCATGATGTTCTATGTTGGTGGTGTAAAGCTTGAAAACGGAACAATTCAGCTAGCCTAGTCATAATGATGTGATTCTTTCCAACGTTTCAAATCTTGTTTGTGAGAACGATATTGTGGCAAAGACATTGAGTGGTTTTATGTTCATGATGAAAATGAAATTGAATGGGAAGATCTGTTAATCCTAAAGCGTTTAAGCTACTAAATTGTCTGAGTTTATTTAGACATAGTCTTAGCTTAGTTTTGACTGGGAGAAGTGTCAGCTGTTCTTCCAATCTGTTTTGATCCTTTTAAAAAGAGATATGTATTTGATATTCTCTGTGCATTTATCTTTTGCTTACGATCAGCCAACTCGAGCTCCTctgattctctttttttttttttttgtggtttgaTTAGGGGATACAAGCGTTTCTATAGACGTACTCAGCTTGAGACATCTGACTTTCTCAAAGACGATTGCCTGATAATCAACTGTACGGTTGGAGTGGTGGTTTCCGAGGTTCAGTGCCCACGGTTACACTCTATTCGCGTCCCTGATTCAGAACTTGGATCACATTTTGGATTTTTACTGGATAGCATGGAAGGTTCTGATGTCACTTTTGACATTGCTGGCGAAAAGTTTCAAGCTCATAAACTAGTACTGGCTGCTCGATCTCCATTTTTCAAGTCTAAATTTTTCACTGAGCCTGAAGAAAACAATAGAGAGGTTACGATCAACAATCTAGAACCAAAGGTTTTTAAGGTACATCATTGTGGTTTTCtttacttgttttttttgtttgttcaaaaCATACCTTTATTTAGGCTCTATTCCTTCCAGGCTTTGCTACAATTCATGTATAAAGATTCTCTTCCGGAAGATGTGGAGCCTGTGGCAGCTCATACATATGACCTCTTAAAGCTGCCTGAAATGTACGAGACATTGATTGTGAAGCTCTTAGCAGCTGCTGACAAGTATAACCTGAATAGGCTCAGGTTGTTGTGTGAATCTCACATCTGCAAAGGTGTATCAGTAAAGTCCGTAGCCAAGATCTTAGCATTGGCTGACAGATATAAAGCTACAGAACTAAAGGACGTTTGCCTAAAATTCACTGCCGAGAATCTAGCAGGTATGCTTTCTACTTCCATTTTCAAGGAGCAGTATGCTTGTAAAGTTGCAATTACCGGTGGACAATCTTGTTTACGGTTTGGTCTTATGGAAATGGAAACCAAATAAAATCATCTGTATTATTGGTTTGGTCTGCTGTTTTATATGTCCACCACTAGTATGCATATCAAAGTGTATAATCGATCTTCTGTTGTGTTTGAATCTGGCTTCAATATTGCAGCTGTTCTGGAGACAGACGCTTACCAGCAGCTGAAGGATGAATGTCTGTCCCTCCAGTCCGAGCTTCTGAAGGCAGTGGCTGGTTACGAGGAAGCCAGCAACAGCACAGGAGGAGCCAAGTCTCAGAGCGTGTGGGCTCAACTATCAGACGGCGGTGGTGATACCAGCAGCCGACATGTTAGACAACGCACCACCTAGATCCTTGATATGTCTTTTCTCAGGTTAATAACCATAGAGGGGGTATATAGTTTGCTTTTCTGTACTTTTTTTCCAATGTTTACAAGGTTTTGTCGACGTGCTACTAGTTTGAATTATGAATCCTAACTCTTATGTTAGTGAGATATGAATCAACCTTTCACTTGTGTAGTAGTAGTTTCATATGTATCCTTGTGTACGTGTTTCTCATAAATTTCATGCTATAAATAATAGTTTCAAATCCCATAAATTCCAGAACATTCTTGTATCATAAGATAGGCCAAATTAATAGAAAAGGTTGCATTGTATCACACAATTAACACCATAGAGAGAGACAGAAAGAGAGCTCTACAACATCCTCTTCATCTCATCCTTTTATCGACTTTTGTTCATCGTCCTTATGGCAGGGATTTGAAGGCTCGAATCCATTATGAATCTTGGTTTTTCAGTGTATCTGTTGAAAAAGTGTATTCCTAATCAGCCGGTTATGGTCTCGGTTCAATCAAGGAAGAGATTGAATAATGGTTAGCTGGTTAAAGCTTAGATCAAATGTCACGTGGGTGACACGTGTTAAAAGTCAACGGTTTCCAAAACGTATGAGGTGGAAAAGAGAGCTATAACCTAATCTTCTCGGTTTCCATTCAATCGTAAGACCCAAGTCTGATAGCTCGAAGCCTAAACGACGGTTATTGTACCATAACCGGTTACGGtggtacaaaaaaaatatcgaaCGATGCAGATCTCGCACGATACATATAACACATTGGTCAACTGTATTACGTTACAAATGCAAAAAATATTTGATCCTATTTTTGCTGCGTTACATTCTATATTTTGGCCTCGTCCTCTCGCGATCAAACCCCACGACCAAAATGTCTGAATCTGCCTCCAGCCATGACTCTCCCCCAGCTCCGACGATCGCCGGAGACTCACAAACCACCGTGACTAACG of the Brassica rapa cultivar Chiifu-401-42 chromosome A03, CAAS_Brap_v3.01, whole genome shotgun sequence genome contains:
- the LOC103856478 gene encoding BTB/POZ and MATH domain-containing protein 5 translates to MSGSQIPRSNPDRVSSPTSSKSVTQTVNGSHQFVIQGYRLAKGMGVGKHIASDNFSVGGYQWGIFFYPDGKNPEDNSAYVSVFVALASEGTEVRALFELALVDQSGKGNHKVHSHFERSLDSGPYTLKYKGSMWGYKRFYRRTQLETSDFLKDDCLIINCTVGVVVSEVQCPRLHSIRVPDSELGSHFGFLLDSMEGSDVTFDIAGEKFQAHKLVLAARSPFFKSKFFTEPEENNREVTINNLEPKVFKALLQFMYKDSLPEDVEPVAAHTYDLLKLPEMYETLIVKLLAAADKYNLNRLRLLCESHICKGVSVKSVAKILALADRYKATELKDVCLKFTAENLAAVLETDAYQQLKDECLSLQSELLKAVAGYEEASNSTGGAKSQSVWAQLSDGGGDTSSRHVRQRTT